The proteins below come from a single Holdemania massiliensis genomic window:
- a CDS encoding YqeG family HAD IIIA-type phosphatase produces MLLKYFTPALYLKSFEDLDLNWLISRKIRLLILDIDNTLAAHDEQTAGVQAQAFVQKLKDHGIQAVVMSNNNKDRVSLFASSLDVPYYYFSTKPLKRMYKKVLRDTGLQPEQCAVIGDQLLTDILGGNRMHFVTILTTPLVSRDITWTKLNRLVENQVYRCLEQAGILKRGEYDE; encoded by the coding sequence ATGCTGCTGAAATACTTCACGCCTGCGCTCTATCTGAAAAGCTTTGAAGATCTGGATCTGAACTGGCTGATCAGCCGGAAGATCCGGCTTTTGATTTTAGATATCGACAACACGCTGGCTGCCCATGATGAACAGACAGCCGGCGTTCAAGCCCAAGCATTTGTTCAAAAACTGAAAGATCATGGCATTCAGGCGGTGGTCATGTCGAATAATAATAAAGACCGTGTGAGTCTGTTTGCTTCCAGTCTGGACGTACCGTATTATTATTTCTCAACAAAGCCGCTGAAGCGGATGTATAAAAAAGTTCTGCGCGACACCGGATTGCAGCCGGAGCAGTGTGCGGTGATCGGCGATCAGCTGCTGACGGATATTCTCGGCGGCAATCGAATGCATTTTGTGACGATCTTAACAACACCGCTGGTCAGCCGGGATATCACCTGGACAAAGTTGAATCGGCTGGTTGAAAACCAGGTTTACCGGTGTTTGGAACAGGCTGGAATCTTAAAAAGGGGAGAATATGATGAGTGA
- a CDS encoding GTPase yields MSEKCQGCGAVLQHDQPGVAGYTPKVGSKLCQRCFRLTHYDDLQFSMREGIDPDRILAQIHTMDALVLWVVDLFDLEASLLDGMNRHLFGKDVIVVGTKRDLLPETVGNEKLARFIYGRLKALDIHVQGLVVTGKNIPGGTEEVLHALHWAHGKDVVVMGMANAGKSTLLNALIDKPQLTSSRYPGTTLDFNPIVIDGVTVYDTPGLTPRNSMLLHLAENDLKTVLPSKAVKPVGFQLRGNQSFAVGGLCRMDILNAKPASAVFYCSNLLELHRGRVDKADELWQKHYGELLQPVPTTAPVNQWKRTLLTPLGEKEDIVIPGIGWMSLSGNYDQIVVTHPQEIEIKQRKAMI; encoded by the coding sequence ATGAGTGAAAAATGTCAGGGCTGCGGCGCCGTACTGCAGCATGATCAGCCGGGGGTGGCCGGCTATACGCCGAAGGTTGGCAGTAAGCTGTGCCAGCGCTGCTTCCGCCTGACGCATTATGATGATCTGCAGTTTTCGATGCGGGAGGGCATTGATCCTGATCGAATTCTGGCTCAGATCCATACGATGGACGCCCTGGTGCTGTGGGTTGTCGATCTGTTTGATCTGGAAGCGAGTCTCTTGGACGGCATGAATCGTCATCTGTTCGGCAAGGATGTGATCGTCGTCGGGACCAAGCGCGATCTGCTTCCGGAAACGGTCGGCAATGAGAAGCTGGCTCGGTTTATATACGGGCGCTTAAAGGCGTTGGATATCCATGTTCAAGGGCTGGTCGTGACCGGCAAAAATATCCCCGGCGGCACGGAAGAGGTGCTGCATGCCCTGCATTGGGCACACGGCAAGGATGTCGTGGTGATGGGGATGGCCAACGCCGGCAAGAGTACGCTGCTCAATGCGTTAATTGACAAACCGCAGCTGACCAGTTCGCGTTATCCCGGAACGACGCTGGATTTCAATCCGATAGTCATTGACGGCGTCACGGTTTACGATACGCCGGGGCTGACGCCGCGCAATTCCATGCTGCTGCATTTAGCGGAAAACGATCTGAAAACCGTGCTGCCGTCTAAAGCGGTTAAACCGGTCGGCTTTCAGCTGCGCGGGAATCAAAGCTTTGCGGTCGGCGGATTATGCCGGATGGATATTCTGAATGCCAAACCGGCTTCGGCGGTGTTCTACTGCAGCAATCTGCTGGAGCTGCACCGCGGGCGGGTGGATAAGGCGGATGAGTTGTGGCAGAAGCATTATGGTGAACTGCTGCAGCCGGTGCCGACAACCGCACCGGTGAACCAGTGGAAACGAACTCTACTGACGCCGTTAGGCGAGAAAGAAGATATTGTGATTCCGGGGATCGGCTGGATGTCGCTGAGCGGAAATTACGATCAGATCGTCGTCACCCATCCTCAGGAAATCGAAATTAAACAAAGAAAGGCAATGATATAG
- the yhbY gene encoding ribosome assembly RNA-binding protein YhbY: MLTNKQKSTLRSMANSLRPLFQVGKDGVSHNLINTLSDSLEAHELVKLNILKTCSEDVRQIALDLSSGTHAEVVQIIGRTIVLYRESREHRRIELPR, translated from the coding sequence ATGTTAACCAATAAACAGAAAAGTACGCTGCGCTCGATGGCGAATTCGCTGCGGCCGCTCTTTCAGGTCGGCAAAGACGGTGTCTCGCACAATTTGATCAACACGCTGTCTGATTCGCTGGAAGCTCATGAATTAGTCAAGCTCAATATTTTAAAGACCTGCTCAGAGGATGTCCGGCAGATCGCTCTGGATCTGTCCAGCGGCACGCATGCCGAGGTTGTGCAGATCATCGGAAGAACGATTGTGCTGTACCGCGAAAGCCGCGAGCACCGCAGAATCGAGCTGCCGCGATGA
- the nadD gene encoding nicotinate (nicotinamide) nucleotide adenylyltransferase, with translation MKIGLLGGTFDPIHNGHLAIAKTALKQLRLDQVWFVPSLKTPLKDRVLTSFELRVAMMEKALQPYRRMKICLVEKDLPTPSYTINTVRTLKKQVPDADFVWIIGDDQYANLDHWKDVDQLRQLVQFAVFSRQGIAVKQPGFLYVENFAHSASSTAVRQGALKDVPKSVRRIIHDSGLYVEEIAKAYCHPRRYQHCVSVSELAVKLAKAHGVNPCKAYIAGMLHDIAKGLDEETARSWIEVYWPQALDQSWKIWHQYIGATWLKTRLYLYDREIIEAVREHTTGDCRSDLAKIIYIADKIDPGRGYDIRRQLAVCMKDLDQGFHLVQQEQKMYLRKEGLNV, from the coding sequence ATGAAAATCGGACTGTTGGGCGGAACCTTTGATCCAATCCATAACGGTCATCTGGCGATCGCCAAGACGGCTTTGAAGCAGCTGAGATTGGATCAGGTCTGGTTTGTTCCGTCATTGAAAACCCCGTTGAAGGACCGGGTGCTGACATCCTTTGAACTGCGTGTGGCGATGATGGAGAAGGCGCTGCAGCCCTATCGGCGGATGAAGATCTGCCTGGTTGAAAAAGACCTGCCGACCCCTTCGTATACTATCAACACCGTCAGGACGTTGAAGAAACAGGTTCCTGACGCAGATTTCGTATGGATCATCGGCGATGATCAGTACGCCAATCTTGATCATTGGAAGGACGTTGATCAGCTGCGTCAGCTTGTCCAGTTTGCGGTATTCAGCCGACAGGGAATCGCCGTTAAGCAGCCGGGTTTTCTCTATGTAGAAAATTTCGCTCATTCCGCTTCCTCGACGGCTGTCCGGCAGGGAGCCTTGAAAGACGTGCCGAAGTCAGTGCGGCGGATCATTCATGACAGCGGGCTGTACGTGGAGGAGATAGCCAAGGCCTATTGCCATCCGCGCCGCTATCAGCACTGCGTTTCAGTGAGCGAGCTGGCGGTAAAACTGGCCAAAGCTCACGGCGTGAATCCGTGCAAAGCCTATATTGCGGGGATGCTGCATGATATCGCCAAGGGCTTGGATGAGGAAACTGCGCGCAGCTGGATTGAAGTCTACTGGCCGCAGGCTCTGGATCAGTCCTGGAAGATCTGGCATCAGTATATTGGGGCAACCTGGCTGAAAACCCGGCTGTATCTTTATGATCGTGAAATCATCGAAGCCGTCAGGGAACATACAACCGGAGACTGCCGCAGTGATCTGGCAAAAATTATTTACATCGCGGATAAAATTGATCCTGGCCGCGGTTATGATATCCGCCGTCAGTTGGCGGTATGCATGAAAGATCTGGATCAGGGTTTCCATCTGGTTCAGCAGGAACAGAAAATGTATTTACGCAAGGAGGGATTGAATGTCTGA